A stretch of Eubalaena glacialis isolate mEubGla1 chromosome 10, mEubGla1.1.hap2.+ XY, whole genome shotgun sequence DNA encodes these proteins:
- the LOC133099133 gene encoding nucleosome assembly protein 1-like 1, producing the protein MLATDIWRSYNMADIDNKEQSELDQDLDDVEEVEEEETGEETKIKARQLTVQMMQNPQILAALQERLDGLVETPTGYIESLPRVVKRRVNALKNLQVKCAQIEAKFYEEVHDLERKYAVLYQSLFDKRFEIINAIYEPTEEECEWKPDEEDEISEELKEKAKIEDEKKDEEKEDPKGIPEFWLTVFKNVDLLSDMVQEHDEPILKHLKDIKVKFSDAGQPMSFVLEFHFEPNEYFTNEVLTKTYRMRSEPDDSDPFSFDGPEIMGCTGCQIDWKKGKNVTLKTIKKKQKHKGRGTVRTVTKTVSNDSFFNFFAPPEVPESGDLDDDAEAILAADFEIGHFLRERIIPRSVLYFTGEAIEDDDDDYDEEGEEADEEGEEEGDEENDPDYDPKKDQNPAECKQQ; encoded by the coding sequence ATGCTAGCCACCGATATTTGGCGCTCATACAACATGGCAGACATCGACAACAAAGAACAGTCTGAACTTGATCAAGATTTGGATGATGTTGAAGaagtagaagaagaagaaactggtgaagaaacaaaaatcaaagcgCGTCAGCTGACTGTTCAGATGATGCAAAATCCTCAGATTCTTGCAGCCCTTCAAGAAAGACTTGATGGTCTGGTAGAAACACCAACAGGATACATTGAAAGCTTGCCTAGGGTAGTTAAAAGACGCGTGAATGCTCTCAAAAACCTTCAAGTTAAATGTGCACAGATAGAAGCCAAGTTCTATGAGGAAGTTCATGATCTTGAAAGAAAGTATGCTGTTCTCTATCAATCTCTGTTTGATAAGCGATTTGAGATCATTAATGCCATTTATGAACCTACAGAAGAAGAATGTGAATGGAAACCAGATGAGGAAGATGAAATTTCGGAGGAGCTAAAAGAAAAGGCCAAGAttgaagatgagaaaaaagatgaagaaaaagaagaccccaaaggAATTCCTGAATTTTGGTTGACCGTTTTTAAGAATGTTGACTTGCTCAGTGATATGGTTCAGGAACATGATGAACCTATTCTGAAGCACTTGAAAGATATTAAAGTGAAATTCTCAGATGCTGGTCAGCCTATGAGTTTTGTCTTAGAATTTCACTTTGAACCCAATGAATATTTCACAAATGAAGTGTTGACAAAGACATATAGGATGAGGTCAGAACCAGATGATTCtgatcctttttcttttgatggacCAGAAATTATGGGTTGTACAGGGTGCCAGATAGAttggaaaaaagggaagaatgtCACTTTGAAAACCATTAAGAAGAAGCAGAAACACAAGGGACGTGGGACAGTTCGTACTGTGACCAAAACAGTTTCTAATgactctttctttaatttttttgcccCTCCTGAAGTTCCTGAGAGTGGAGATCTGGATGATGATGCTGAAGCTATCCTTGCTGCGGACTTTGAAATTGGTCACTTTTTACGTGAGCGCATAATCCCAAGATCAGTGTTATACTTTACTGGAGAAGCtattgaagatgatgatgatgattatgatgaagAAGGTGAAGAAGCggatgaggaaggggaagaagaaggagatGAGGAAAATGATCCAGACTATGACCCAAAGAAGGATCAAAACCCAGCAGAGTGCAAGCAGCAGTGA